One segment of Mugil cephalus isolate CIBA_MC_2020 chromosome 14, CIBA_Mcephalus_1.1, whole genome shotgun sequence DNA contains the following:
- the s100a11 gene encoding protein S100-A11 → MEAAITTLVAQFKTYAGKDGSASTLSKDEFHNLVTSQLPNYVKNASDPGAIDQLMGSLDENNDGELTFSEFWQLIGKLASKQGGFSQ, encoded by the exons ATGGAAGCCGCCATCACCACCCTTGTCGCCCAGTTCAAGACGTACGCTGGGAAAGACGGATCCGCCAGCACGCTGAGTAAAGACGAATTCCACAACCTGGTGACCTCGCAGCTTCCCAACTATGTCAAG AATGCCAGCGACCCCGGGGCCATCGACCAACTCATGGGCTCGCTGGATGAAAACAATGACGGGGAGCTGACTTTCTCGGAGTTCTGGCAGCTGATCGGAAAGCTGGCGAGCAAGCAGGGAGGATTCAGTCAGTAG
- the pbxip1a gene encoding pre-B-cell leukemia transcription factor-interacting protein 1 isoform X1: MSDHSNSTGSTGSSTNSWTLLSPEEAAIENVGPVDDGTESLGDVPSLSEELAGAAAEFKPGDIPVETVLSEEGHQVCTQLTAACRNPDKVCQETSPESSEGPIPSSPARMSPPPPNPLDPLDLDLESQPPIIHDIVTSSPSDNEHLGAMPFVTNMDLGAQLDIQAEESCSAPPVTEIPASVEHVLDTAAEVGPSPAGESRAFSAEPEVDIPTETLTATELPSHVEADTSFIPENTEPLSQVPESLVAEHLNDQSPAPETVGSVEAEEEEEEEEEEEEATKPSETLVEGEGEEEEEELPLSEPPGGFDVGDTSGFDDGLRRRNVPYFEGPRPRTSDEEDEEEEVEFKMAERQEEKPWLSMNKCIVAALVLLFLGSLFLSGFLSDLDNGDFDASELSDGEQSQDWLSGDPQDMKELLDKLTQENQQITQLEAQLRSQKEELDATLEAAAASGDEKGKADLERENAKLKEELSSLPELKQELQSLRSRVTELSQLQADQGVLPAPSSSSSQPDTKDDQSNRKAAGPERRKDANEGAKLKEELHRQKVLLEESKKRLEGMKKDGGDRKQVRDNLEEIQKKLSEQVERWGKKKEPQDSKWKGNKGKNNQRDHHKKEEKKEWRGEKEWKHGKEEKKEKEWKSQKQNSHKEAWRKHQDEWERKKGERRVDREERRKEKPWHSPPGKNSHGPHHQHQHHHHHHQHRQAHQHHHNDFWRDQEQKLQRNVRPQLGCTSVEDCAAKEGLYPVELSEFEELLEGYLSKLEGSSSESKDKIRKLTEDFFEGGVFIHDRVRFSDFAEDVADILEDMVDVVEGNGQEDDDSLEEAMEEFEREALWKFAATA; this comes from the exons ATGTCTGACCACAGCAACAGCACGGGCAGCACCGGCTCCTCAACCAACAGCTGGACCCTCCTCTCCCCCGAG GAAGCCGCCATTGAGAATGTCGGACCCGTGGATGACGGGACAGAGAGCCTGGGCGACGTCCCCAGTCTCTCCGAGGAGCTGGCAG GAGCCGCTGCCGAGTTCAAACCGGGCGACATTCCTGTAGAAACTGTTCTGTCTGAGGAAGGCCATCAGGTTTGTACACAGTTAACTGCTGCATGCAGAAATCCAGACAAG GTGTGTCAAGAAACCTCCCCAGAGTCAAGCGAGGGTCCCATCCCGTCTAGCCCAGCCAGGATGAGCCCTCCTCCACCTAACCCCCTCGACCCTCTTGACCTCGACCTCGAGAGTCAACCTCCAATCATCCACGATATCGTGACCAGCTCCCCCAGCGACAACGAGCACCTGGGTGCCATGCCGTTTGTCACCAACATGGATTTGGGGGCCCAGCTGGACATTCAAGCTGAGGAGTCCTGCTCAGCTCCTCCAGTGACTGAGATCCCTGCCTCTGTAGAACACGTGCTAGACACGGCTGCTGAAGTTGGCCCGAGTCCTGCTGGGGAGAGCCGTGCTTTCAGCGCTGAACCCGAGGTTGACATCCCCACAGAGACCCTTACAGCCACTGAGCTTCCCTCTCATGTTGAGGCTGATACAAGTTTTATTCCAGAGAACACTGAGCCACTAAGCCAGGTCCCCGAGAGCTTGGTGGCAGAACATCTCAATGACCAAAGTCCTGCGCCAGAGACTGTTGGTTCagtggaggcggaggaggaggaggaggaggaagaggaggaggaggaggcaactAAGCCGTCTGAGACACTGGTGGaaggtgaaggagaggaggaagaagaag AATTACCTCTGTCGGAGCCACCAGGCGGTTTCGATGTGGGCGACACGAGCGGCTTTGACGatgggctgaggaggaggaacgtgCCCTACTTCGAAGGACCAAGACCGAGGACATCGGacgaggaagatgaggaagaggaagtggaatTTAAAATGGCGGAAAGGCAGGAGGAAAAGCCGTGGTTGTCCATGAACAAATGCATCGTGGCGGCTCTGGTCCTGCTCTTCTTAGGTTCCCTGTTTCTCTCAG GTTTCCTCTCTGACCTGGATAATG GTGACTTTGACGCCTCTGAGCTGAGTGATGGAGAACAAAGCCAG GACTGGCTTAGCGGTGATCCACAGGATATGAAAGAGCTATTGGATAAACTGACGCAGGAAAACCAGCAAATCACTCAGCTAGAAGCCCAGCTACGG TCTCAGAAAGAAGAACTTGACGCCACACTGGAGGCAGCGGCAGCAAGTGGCGATGAAAAGGGTAAAGCAGATTTGGAAAGAGAAAACGCAAAGTTGAAAGAGGAGCTGTCATCTCTACCTGAGCTGAAGCAAGAGCTGCAGAGTCTGAGGTCCAGGGTGACCGAACTCAGTCAGCTCCAAG CTGATCAGGGAGTACTCCCGGCTCCTTCTAGTTCATCCTCCCAGCCTGATACCAAAGATGACCAGAGTAACCGGAAAGCGGCTGgaccagagaggaggaaggacgCAAACGAGGGAGCGAAGCTGAAAGAAGAACTCCACCGGCAGAAGGTTCTTTTGGAGGAGAGCAAGAAAAGGCTGGAGGGGATgaaaaaagatggaggagacagaaaacaagtcaGGGACAACTTGGAGGAGATCCAGAAGAAACTCTCAGAGCAGGTCGAGAGgtgggggaagaagaaggagccgCAGGACTCCAAGTGGAAGGGGAACAAAGGCAAAAACAACCAGCGGGACCACcacaagaaagaggagaagaaggagtgGCGAGGAGAGAAAGAATGGAAGCACGgcaaggaggagaagaaggagaaggagtggAAGTCTCAGAAACAAAACTCCCACAAAGAAGCCTGGAGGAAACACCAGGATGagtgggagaggaagaagggcGAGCGCAGAGtggacagggaggagaggaggaaggagaaaccGTGGCACAGCCCGCCGGGTAAAAACTCCCACGGGCCTCATCATCAGCACcaacatcaccaccaccaccaccagcaccgaCAGGCTCACCAGCACCACCACAACGACTTCTGGAGAGACCAGGAGCAGAAGCTCCAACGCAACGTGCGCCCCCAGCTCGGCTGCACCTCTGTGGAGGACTGCGCCGCCAAGGAGGGGCTCTACCCGGTGGAGCTGTCCGAGTtcgaggagctgctggagggcTACCTGAGCAAGCTCGAAGGCTCCTCGTCCGAGAGCAAGGACAAGATCAGGAAGCTGACCGAAGACTTCTTCGAGGGCGGCGTGTTCATCCACGACCGGGTGCGCTTCAGCGACTTCGCCGAGGACGTGGCGGACATCCTGGAGGACATGGTGGACGTTGTGGAGGGCAACGGGCAGGAGGACGATGACTCCCTGGAGGAGGCCATGGAGGAGTTTGAACGAGAGGCGCTGTGGAAGTTCGCCGCCACAGCTTAA
- the pbxip1a gene encoding pre-B-cell leukemia transcription factor-interacting protein 1 isoform X3 — protein MSDHSNSTGSTGSSTNSWTLLSPEEAAIENVGPVDDGTESLGDVPSLSEELAGAAAEFKPGDIPVETVLSEEGHQVCQETSPESSEGPIPSSPARMSPPPPNPLDPLDLDLESQPPIIHDIVTSSPSDNEHLGAMPFVTNMDLGAQLDIQAEESCSAPPVTEIPASVEHVLDTAAEVGPSPAGESRAFSAEPEVDIPTETLTATELPSHVEADTSFIPENTEPLSQVPESLVAEHLNDQSPAPETVGSVEAEEEEEEEEEEEEATKPSETLVEGEGEEEEEELPLSEPPGGFDVGDTSGFDDGLRRRNVPYFEGPRPRTSDEEDEEEEVEFKMAERQEEKPWLSMNKCIVAALVLLFLGSLFLSGFLSDLDNGDFDASELSDGEQSQDWLSGDPQDMKELLDKLTQENQQITQLEAQLRSQKEELDATLEAAAASGDEKGKADLERENAKLKEELSSLPELKQELQSLRSRVTELSQLQADQGVLPAPSSSSSQPDTKDDQSNRKAAGPERRKDANEGAKLKEELHRQKVLLEESKKRLEGMKKDGGDRKQVRDNLEEIQKKLSEQVERWGKKKEPQDSKWKGNKGKNNQRDHHKKEEKKEWRGEKEWKHGKEEKKEKEWKSQKQNSHKEAWRKHQDEWERKKGERRVDREERRKEKPWHSPPGKNSHGPHHQHQHHHHHHQHRQAHQHHHNDFWRDQEQKLQRNVRPQLGCTSVEDCAAKEGLYPVELSEFEELLEGYLSKLEGSSSESKDKIRKLTEDFFEGGVFIHDRVRFSDFAEDVADILEDMVDVVEGNGQEDDDSLEEAMEEFEREALWKFAATA, from the exons ATGTCTGACCACAGCAACAGCACGGGCAGCACCGGCTCCTCAACCAACAGCTGGACCCTCCTCTCCCCCGAG GAAGCCGCCATTGAGAATGTCGGACCCGTGGATGACGGGACAGAGAGCCTGGGCGACGTCCCCAGTCTCTCCGAGGAGCTGGCAG GAGCCGCTGCCGAGTTCAAACCGGGCGACATTCCTGTAGAAACTGTTCTGTCTGAGGAAGGCCATCAG GTGTGTCAAGAAACCTCCCCAGAGTCAAGCGAGGGTCCCATCCCGTCTAGCCCAGCCAGGATGAGCCCTCCTCCACCTAACCCCCTCGACCCTCTTGACCTCGACCTCGAGAGTCAACCTCCAATCATCCACGATATCGTGACCAGCTCCCCCAGCGACAACGAGCACCTGGGTGCCATGCCGTTTGTCACCAACATGGATTTGGGGGCCCAGCTGGACATTCAAGCTGAGGAGTCCTGCTCAGCTCCTCCAGTGACTGAGATCCCTGCCTCTGTAGAACACGTGCTAGACACGGCTGCTGAAGTTGGCCCGAGTCCTGCTGGGGAGAGCCGTGCTTTCAGCGCTGAACCCGAGGTTGACATCCCCACAGAGACCCTTACAGCCACTGAGCTTCCCTCTCATGTTGAGGCTGATACAAGTTTTATTCCAGAGAACACTGAGCCACTAAGCCAGGTCCCCGAGAGCTTGGTGGCAGAACATCTCAATGACCAAAGTCCTGCGCCAGAGACTGTTGGTTCagtggaggcggaggaggaggaggaggaggaagaggaggaggaggaggcaactAAGCCGTCTGAGACACTGGTGGaaggtgaaggagaggaggaagaagaag AATTACCTCTGTCGGAGCCACCAGGCGGTTTCGATGTGGGCGACACGAGCGGCTTTGACGatgggctgaggaggaggaacgtgCCCTACTTCGAAGGACCAAGACCGAGGACATCGGacgaggaagatgaggaagaggaagtggaatTTAAAATGGCGGAAAGGCAGGAGGAAAAGCCGTGGTTGTCCATGAACAAATGCATCGTGGCGGCTCTGGTCCTGCTCTTCTTAGGTTCCCTGTTTCTCTCAG GTTTCCTCTCTGACCTGGATAATG GTGACTTTGACGCCTCTGAGCTGAGTGATGGAGAACAAAGCCAG GACTGGCTTAGCGGTGATCCACAGGATATGAAAGAGCTATTGGATAAACTGACGCAGGAAAACCAGCAAATCACTCAGCTAGAAGCCCAGCTACGG TCTCAGAAAGAAGAACTTGACGCCACACTGGAGGCAGCGGCAGCAAGTGGCGATGAAAAGGGTAAAGCAGATTTGGAAAGAGAAAACGCAAAGTTGAAAGAGGAGCTGTCATCTCTACCTGAGCTGAAGCAAGAGCTGCAGAGTCTGAGGTCCAGGGTGACCGAACTCAGTCAGCTCCAAG CTGATCAGGGAGTACTCCCGGCTCCTTCTAGTTCATCCTCCCAGCCTGATACCAAAGATGACCAGAGTAACCGGAAAGCGGCTGgaccagagaggaggaaggacgCAAACGAGGGAGCGAAGCTGAAAGAAGAACTCCACCGGCAGAAGGTTCTTTTGGAGGAGAGCAAGAAAAGGCTGGAGGGGATgaaaaaagatggaggagacagaaaacaagtcaGGGACAACTTGGAGGAGATCCAGAAGAAACTCTCAGAGCAGGTCGAGAGgtgggggaagaagaaggagccgCAGGACTCCAAGTGGAAGGGGAACAAAGGCAAAAACAACCAGCGGGACCACcacaagaaagaggagaagaaggagtgGCGAGGAGAGAAAGAATGGAAGCACGgcaaggaggagaagaaggagaaggagtggAAGTCTCAGAAACAAAACTCCCACAAAGAAGCCTGGAGGAAACACCAGGATGagtgggagaggaagaagggcGAGCGCAGAGtggacagggaggagaggaggaaggagaaaccGTGGCACAGCCCGCCGGGTAAAAACTCCCACGGGCCTCATCATCAGCACcaacatcaccaccaccaccaccagcaccgaCAGGCTCACCAGCACCACCACAACGACTTCTGGAGAGACCAGGAGCAGAAGCTCCAACGCAACGTGCGCCCCCAGCTCGGCTGCACCTCTGTGGAGGACTGCGCCGCCAAGGAGGGGCTCTACCCGGTGGAGCTGTCCGAGTtcgaggagctgctggagggcTACCTGAGCAAGCTCGAAGGCTCCTCGTCCGAGAGCAAGGACAAGATCAGGAAGCTGACCGAAGACTTCTTCGAGGGCGGCGTGTTCATCCACGACCGGGTGCGCTTCAGCGACTTCGCCGAGGACGTGGCGGACATCCTGGAGGACATGGTGGACGTTGTGGAGGGCAACGGGCAGGAGGACGATGACTCCCTGGAGGAGGCCATGGAGGAGTTTGAACGAGAGGCGCTGTGGAAGTTCGCCGCCACAGCTTAA
- the pbxip1a gene encoding pre-B-cell leukemia transcription factor-interacting protein 1 isoform X4, whose protein sequence is MSDHSNSTGSTGSSTNSWTLLSPEEAAIENVGPVDDGTESLGDVPSLSEELAGAAAEFKPGDIPVETVLSEEGHQVCQETSPESSEGPIPSSPARMSPPPPNPLDPLDLDLESQPPIIHDIVTSSPSDNEHLGAMPFVTNMDLGAQLDIQAEESCSAPPVTEIPASVEHVLDTAAEVGPSPAGESRAFSAEPEVDIPTETLTATELPSHVEADTSFIPENTEPLSQVPESLVAEHLNDQSPAPETVGSVEAEEEEEEEEEEEEATKPSETLVEGEGEEEEEELPLSEPPGGFDVGDTSGFDDGLRRRNVPYFEGPRPRTSDEEDEEEEVEFKMAERQEEKPWLSMNKCIVAALVLLFLGSLFLSGDFDASELSDGEQSQDWLSGDPQDMKELLDKLTQENQQITQLEAQLRSQKEELDATLEAAAASGDEKGKADLERENAKLKEELSSLPELKQELQSLRSRVTELSQLQADQGVLPAPSSSSSQPDTKDDQSNRKAAGPERRKDANEGAKLKEELHRQKVLLEESKKRLEGMKKDGGDRKQVRDNLEEIQKKLSEQVERWGKKKEPQDSKWKGNKGKNNQRDHHKKEEKKEWRGEKEWKHGKEEKKEKEWKSQKQNSHKEAWRKHQDEWERKKGERRVDREERRKEKPWHSPPGKNSHGPHHQHQHHHHHHQHRQAHQHHHNDFWRDQEQKLQRNVRPQLGCTSVEDCAAKEGLYPVELSEFEELLEGYLSKLEGSSSESKDKIRKLTEDFFEGGVFIHDRVRFSDFAEDVADILEDMVDVVEGNGQEDDDSLEEAMEEFEREALWKFAATA, encoded by the exons ATGTCTGACCACAGCAACAGCACGGGCAGCACCGGCTCCTCAACCAACAGCTGGACCCTCCTCTCCCCCGAG GAAGCCGCCATTGAGAATGTCGGACCCGTGGATGACGGGACAGAGAGCCTGGGCGACGTCCCCAGTCTCTCCGAGGAGCTGGCAG GAGCCGCTGCCGAGTTCAAACCGGGCGACATTCCTGTAGAAACTGTTCTGTCTGAGGAAGGCCATCAG GTGTGTCAAGAAACCTCCCCAGAGTCAAGCGAGGGTCCCATCCCGTCTAGCCCAGCCAGGATGAGCCCTCCTCCACCTAACCCCCTCGACCCTCTTGACCTCGACCTCGAGAGTCAACCTCCAATCATCCACGATATCGTGACCAGCTCCCCCAGCGACAACGAGCACCTGGGTGCCATGCCGTTTGTCACCAACATGGATTTGGGGGCCCAGCTGGACATTCAAGCTGAGGAGTCCTGCTCAGCTCCTCCAGTGACTGAGATCCCTGCCTCTGTAGAACACGTGCTAGACACGGCTGCTGAAGTTGGCCCGAGTCCTGCTGGGGAGAGCCGTGCTTTCAGCGCTGAACCCGAGGTTGACATCCCCACAGAGACCCTTACAGCCACTGAGCTTCCCTCTCATGTTGAGGCTGATACAAGTTTTATTCCAGAGAACACTGAGCCACTAAGCCAGGTCCCCGAGAGCTTGGTGGCAGAACATCTCAATGACCAAAGTCCTGCGCCAGAGACTGTTGGTTCagtggaggcggaggaggaggaggaggaggaagaggaggaggaggaggcaactAAGCCGTCTGAGACACTGGTGGaaggtgaaggagaggaggaagaagaag AATTACCTCTGTCGGAGCCACCAGGCGGTTTCGATGTGGGCGACACGAGCGGCTTTGACGatgggctgaggaggaggaacgtgCCCTACTTCGAAGGACCAAGACCGAGGACATCGGacgaggaagatgaggaagaggaagtggaatTTAAAATGGCGGAAAGGCAGGAGGAAAAGCCGTGGTTGTCCATGAACAAATGCATCGTGGCGGCTCTGGTCCTGCTCTTCTTAGGTTCCCTGTTTCTCTCAG GTGACTTTGACGCCTCTGAGCTGAGTGATGGAGAACAAAGCCAG GACTGGCTTAGCGGTGATCCACAGGATATGAAAGAGCTATTGGATAAACTGACGCAGGAAAACCAGCAAATCACTCAGCTAGAAGCCCAGCTACGG TCTCAGAAAGAAGAACTTGACGCCACACTGGAGGCAGCGGCAGCAAGTGGCGATGAAAAGGGTAAAGCAGATTTGGAAAGAGAAAACGCAAAGTTGAAAGAGGAGCTGTCATCTCTACCTGAGCTGAAGCAAGAGCTGCAGAGTCTGAGGTCCAGGGTGACCGAACTCAGTCAGCTCCAAG CTGATCAGGGAGTACTCCCGGCTCCTTCTAGTTCATCCTCCCAGCCTGATACCAAAGATGACCAGAGTAACCGGAAAGCGGCTGgaccagagaggaggaaggacgCAAACGAGGGAGCGAAGCTGAAAGAAGAACTCCACCGGCAGAAGGTTCTTTTGGAGGAGAGCAAGAAAAGGCTGGAGGGGATgaaaaaagatggaggagacagaaaacaagtcaGGGACAACTTGGAGGAGATCCAGAAGAAACTCTCAGAGCAGGTCGAGAGgtgggggaagaagaaggagccgCAGGACTCCAAGTGGAAGGGGAACAAAGGCAAAAACAACCAGCGGGACCACcacaagaaagaggagaagaaggagtgGCGAGGAGAGAAAGAATGGAAGCACGgcaaggaggagaagaaggagaaggagtggAAGTCTCAGAAACAAAACTCCCACAAAGAAGCCTGGAGGAAACACCAGGATGagtgggagaggaagaagggcGAGCGCAGAGtggacagggaggagaggaggaaggagaaaccGTGGCACAGCCCGCCGGGTAAAAACTCCCACGGGCCTCATCATCAGCACcaacatcaccaccaccaccaccagcaccgaCAGGCTCACCAGCACCACCACAACGACTTCTGGAGAGACCAGGAGCAGAAGCTCCAACGCAACGTGCGCCCCCAGCTCGGCTGCACCTCTGTGGAGGACTGCGCCGCCAAGGAGGGGCTCTACCCGGTGGAGCTGTCCGAGTtcgaggagctgctggagggcTACCTGAGCAAGCTCGAAGGCTCCTCGTCCGAGAGCAAGGACAAGATCAGGAAGCTGACCGAAGACTTCTTCGAGGGCGGCGTGTTCATCCACGACCGGGTGCGCTTCAGCGACTTCGCCGAGGACGTGGCGGACATCCTGGAGGACATGGTGGACGTTGTGGAGGGCAACGGGCAGGAGGACGATGACTCCCTGGAGGAGGCCATGGAGGAGTTTGAACGAGAGGCGCTGTGGAAGTTCGCCGCCACAGCTTAA
- the pbxip1a gene encoding pre-B-cell leukemia transcription factor-interacting protein 1 isoform X2 yields the protein MSDHSNSTGSTGSSTNSWTLLSPEEAAIENVGPVDDGTESLGDVPSLSEELAGAAAEFKPGDIPVETVLSEEGHQVCTQLTAACRNPDKVCQETSPESSEGPIPSSPARMSPPPPNPLDPLDLDLESQPPIIHDIVTSSPSDNEHLGAMPFVTNMDLGAQLDIQAEESCSAPPVTEIPASVEHVLDTAAEVGPSPAGESRAFSAEPEVDIPTETLTATELPSHVEADTSFIPENTEPLSQVPESLVAEHLNDQSPAPETVGSVEAEEEEEEEEEEEEATKPSETLVEGEGEEEEEELPLSEPPGGFDVGDTSGFDDGLRRRNVPYFEGPRPRTSDEEDEEEEVEFKMAERQEEKPWLSMNKCIVAALVLLFLGSLFLSGDFDASELSDGEQSQDWLSGDPQDMKELLDKLTQENQQITQLEAQLRSQKEELDATLEAAAASGDEKGKADLERENAKLKEELSSLPELKQELQSLRSRVTELSQLQADQGVLPAPSSSSSQPDTKDDQSNRKAAGPERRKDANEGAKLKEELHRQKVLLEESKKRLEGMKKDGGDRKQVRDNLEEIQKKLSEQVERWGKKKEPQDSKWKGNKGKNNQRDHHKKEEKKEWRGEKEWKHGKEEKKEKEWKSQKQNSHKEAWRKHQDEWERKKGERRVDREERRKEKPWHSPPGKNSHGPHHQHQHHHHHHQHRQAHQHHHNDFWRDQEQKLQRNVRPQLGCTSVEDCAAKEGLYPVELSEFEELLEGYLSKLEGSSSESKDKIRKLTEDFFEGGVFIHDRVRFSDFAEDVADILEDMVDVVEGNGQEDDDSLEEAMEEFEREALWKFAATA from the exons ATGTCTGACCACAGCAACAGCACGGGCAGCACCGGCTCCTCAACCAACAGCTGGACCCTCCTCTCCCCCGAG GAAGCCGCCATTGAGAATGTCGGACCCGTGGATGACGGGACAGAGAGCCTGGGCGACGTCCCCAGTCTCTCCGAGGAGCTGGCAG GAGCCGCTGCCGAGTTCAAACCGGGCGACATTCCTGTAGAAACTGTTCTGTCTGAGGAAGGCCATCAGGTTTGTACACAGTTAACTGCTGCATGCAGAAATCCAGACAAG GTGTGTCAAGAAACCTCCCCAGAGTCAAGCGAGGGTCCCATCCCGTCTAGCCCAGCCAGGATGAGCCCTCCTCCACCTAACCCCCTCGACCCTCTTGACCTCGACCTCGAGAGTCAACCTCCAATCATCCACGATATCGTGACCAGCTCCCCCAGCGACAACGAGCACCTGGGTGCCATGCCGTTTGTCACCAACATGGATTTGGGGGCCCAGCTGGACATTCAAGCTGAGGAGTCCTGCTCAGCTCCTCCAGTGACTGAGATCCCTGCCTCTGTAGAACACGTGCTAGACACGGCTGCTGAAGTTGGCCCGAGTCCTGCTGGGGAGAGCCGTGCTTTCAGCGCTGAACCCGAGGTTGACATCCCCACAGAGACCCTTACAGCCACTGAGCTTCCCTCTCATGTTGAGGCTGATACAAGTTTTATTCCAGAGAACACTGAGCCACTAAGCCAGGTCCCCGAGAGCTTGGTGGCAGAACATCTCAATGACCAAAGTCCTGCGCCAGAGACTGTTGGTTCagtggaggcggaggaggaggaggaggaggaagaggaggaggaggaggcaactAAGCCGTCTGAGACACTGGTGGaaggtgaaggagaggaggaagaagaag AATTACCTCTGTCGGAGCCACCAGGCGGTTTCGATGTGGGCGACACGAGCGGCTTTGACGatgggctgaggaggaggaacgtgCCCTACTTCGAAGGACCAAGACCGAGGACATCGGacgaggaagatgaggaagaggaagtggaatTTAAAATGGCGGAAAGGCAGGAGGAAAAGCCGTGGTTGTCCATGAACAAATGCATCGTGGCGGCTCTGGTCCTGCTCTTCTTAGGTTCCCTGTTTCTCTCAG GTGACTTTGACGCCTCTGAGCTGAGTGATGGAGAACAAAGCCAG GACTGGCTTAGCGGTGATCCACAGGATATGAAAGAGCTATTGGATAAACTGACGCAGGAAAACCAGCAAATCACTCAGCTAGAAGCCCAGCTACGG TCTCAGAAAGAAGAACTTGACGCCACACTGGAGGCAGCGGCAGCAAGTGGCGATGAAAAGGGTAAAGCAGATTTGGAAAGAGAAAACGCAAAGTTGAAAGAGGAGCTGTCATCTCTACCTGAGCTGAAGCAAGAGCTGCAGAGTCTGAGGTCCAGGGTGACCGAACTCAGTCAGCTCCAAG CTGATCAGGGAGTACTCCCGGCTCCTTCTAGTTCATCCTCCCAGCCTGATACCAAAGATGACCAGAGTAACCGGAAAGCGGCTGgaccagagaggaggaaggacgCAAACGAGGGAGCGAAGCTGAAAGAAGAACTCCACCGGCAGAAGGTTCTTTTGGAGGAGAGCAAGAAAAGGCTGGAGGGGATgaaaaaagatggaggagacagaaaacaagtcaGGGACAACTTGGAGGAGATCCAGAAGAAACTCTCAGAGCAGGTCGAGAGgtgggggaagaagaaggagccgCAGGACTCCAAGTGGAAGGGGAACAAAGGCAAAAACAACCAGCGGGACCACcacaagaaagaggagaagaaggagtgGCGAGGAGAGAAAGAATGGAAGCACGgcaaggaggagaagaaggagaaggagtggAAGTCTCAGAAACAAAACTCCCACAAAGAAGCCTGGAGGAAACACCAGGATGagtgggagaggaagaagggcGAGCGCAGAGtggacagggaggagaggaggaaggagaaaccGTGGCACAGCCCGCCGGGTAAAAACTCCCACGGGCCTCATCATCAGCACcaacatcaccaccaccaccaccagcaccgaCAGGCTCACCAGCACCACCACAACGACTTCTGGAGAGACCAGGAGCAGAAGCTCCAACGCAACGTGCGCCCCCAGCTCGGCTGCACCTCTGTGGAGGACTGCGCCGCCAAGGAGGGGCTCTACCCGGTGGAGCTGTCCGAGTtcgaggagctgctggagggcTACCTGAGCAAGCTCGAAGGCTCCTCGTCCGAGAGCAAGGACAAGATCAGGAAGCTGACCGAAGACTTCTTCGAGGGCGGCGTGTTCATCCACGACCGGGTGCGCTTCAGCGACTTCGCCGAGGACGTGGCGGACATCCTGGAGGACATGGTGGACGTTGTGGAGGGCAACGGGCAGGAGGACGATGACTCCCTGGAGGAGGCCATGGAGGAGTTTGAACGAGAGGCGCTGTGGAAGTTCGCCGCCACAGCTTAA
- the cks1b gene encoding cyclin-dependent kinases regulatory subunit 1 — MSHKQIYYSDKYDDEKYEYRHVMLPKDIAKRVPKTHLMSETEWRNLGVQQSQGWVHYMIHQPEPHILLFRRPLPTPKS; from the exons ATGTCTCACAAACAGATCTACTACTCTGATAAATATGACGATGAGAAATACGAGTACAG GCATGTGATGCTACCCAAAGATATAGCAAAGCGTGTACCCAAGACCCATTTGATGTCCGAGACCGAGTGGAGGAATCTCGGGGTGCAGCAAAGCCAAGGATGGGTGCATTACATGATCCACCAGCCAG AGCCGCACATCTTGCTGTTCCGGCGCCCTCTTCCCACCCCGAAATCATAA